GTAGGGATGGGGGTAACTGGTGAGCGCCTGGGGGCCCACTGCACGCCGGTACACGTCCAGGGCGTTCAGTACCTGGTGCACCACCTCCTGGTGGGAGCGTTTCATGTAGAAGGTGATGCTCACGCTCTCGCGGATCCTCAGCACACCTTTTTGGCTGTTGATTCGTATGCGCGGGTAGTGCTCGCTCATCAGTTGATTCCATCGATTGTGACAGCGCCAGGCTCGCGCTTACCTGCGAGGAGTGCGTCTTTGTACATCTGTTTCTGGCCCTTCAAATGGTGGGGATGCCCCTTGGGATAACTCCCCCAGGAAGGACCCTTGTCGGACGGGCAGGGGAACTTGAAGTCGTAGATGCGCTGGACCTGATTCGGATTGCGCGGGGCGTGAAGAACGAGGTCGGGCACCAGCGAGCCCCAGAGTTGGCTCTTCAGTCCGAGTTGGAGCCACTCCGCCACCTGGGCGGGGTCGATCCATCGCCATGACCCCGTGGAGGGGTCCTTCTGATAGGTGGGCTCCACGCTGACGTTCTCCGCGAAGCGCTCGGCGAATGCGGTTCGTGCACACTCGAGCGCCAGCTTGTGCTTCCGGGCCCCGAGCTCCATGGCTCGTGTCACCTCCGTGTTGCCCTCCCGGCGGACCACTTTCCGGCACTGCTCAGCCGTGGGCTCCCTTCCTTGTAGCTCCTCGTCCTCCTTGTTGACCTGCTCATTCGCCTCCTGGGCGCACTGGACCAGGGTCCGCTCGACGAACTGGATGTCCGCCTCTTGCAGCACCATCTCCATGGTGGTGGCGGTCCGGGCGGCGTCCACGGTACGAGACACCCAGGGGATGATGGCCTCCTCGCCCGGCCTCGTGATGTAGCAGGCGGGGTTGCGCAGACAGCCGTTCGTCGCTGAATCCACGGTCTGCGCGTAGGCACCGGGCGCATGAAGGCTCACTCCGGCGCATCCCGAGAGCAGCACGAGCACGACTGGAAATCCAAAGAGGGGCGGAGCAGTGAAACGGGTGGACACGTCGCGGTCTCCTGGGTTGACGACGGTGAAGTCCCCATGAGAGCAGAGTCCACCATGCCCATCACCCAGCTCGAGGTCTCCGGGTACCGCTCGGTGCGCCAGCTCGTGCTGCCCGTGGGGCCGCTCACCGTCATCGTGGGGCCCAACGGCAGCGGGAAGACCAACCTCTACCGCTCGCTCTACCTGTTGTCCGCCTCCGCCGATGGACGGCTCGCCCAGGCGCTCGCGGAGGAGGGTGGTGTGCCCAGCGTGCTGTGGGCCGGCTCGCGCGACAAGAAGCCCGTGCGCATGACCGTGGGCGTCACCCTGGATGACCTCGCCTACGAGCTCAGCCTCGGCCCGGTGCCGCCCGCCGCGGGCAAGGACCGCGAGTCCCCCAGCCTCTTCAACCTGGACCCCGAGGTGAAGGAGGAGTACCTGTGGACCGTGGAGTCCAAACGCCGCGCCGTGCTGATGGAGCGCAAGGACCGCACCGCCTTCCTGCGCGACTCGGAGGGCAACCGCACCACCTTCCCCATGCAGCTGTGGGCCGGCGAGTCGGTGATGGCGCAGCTCTCCGAGCCACACCGCTTCCCGCGCCTCGCCGAGCTGCAGCGCGCGTTGCGCATGTGGCGTTTCTACCACCACTTCCGCACCGACCCCGAGGCGCCCCAGCGCTCGCCCCAGGTGGGCGTGCGTACGCCCGTGTTGGCGCATGACGGCAGGGACCTCGCCGCCGCGCTGCAGACCATCATCGAGATTGGTGACGCCGAGGGCCTGGAGCGCGCCCTCGAGGATGCCTTCCCGGGCTCGCGGGTGGAGATCCAGGCGCCGCAGGGCCGCTTCAGCCTCTTCCTCCACCAGCCGGGGCTGCTGCGCCCGCTGGCGGCTCGCGAGCTGTCCGACGGCACGCTGCGCTACCTGTGCCTGCTGGCCGCGCTGCTGAGCCCGAGGCCGCCCGCCTTCCTCGCGCTCAACGAGCCGGAGACGAGCCTGCACCCGGACCTGCTCGAGCCCCTGGGTCGGCTCATCGTGGACGCCTCCATGCACAGCCAGGTCTGGGTCACGACGCACGCGGAGCCCCTGGCCCAGGCCATCGCGAAGCGCTCGCGCGCGGAGCCGGTGCGGTTGACGAAGGAGCTCGGCGCCACGGTGGTGACGGGCCGCGACGTGCCGGAGGAGTAGGCGCCAGGTGGGGGCATGCCCGGCGCGCCTTCAGTGCATGGCCTTGCCCGGCTCCGAGTCCTCGTTGCCACCCTTGCTCCGCGGTCGCTCCGTCCTCGGCAGCGTGAAGTAGAAGGCGGCGCCCTCGCCTGGAATGCTCTCCGCCCAGATGCGCCCGCCATGCGCCTCGACGATGCCCTTGGCGATCGCCAGCCCCAGTCCCGCTCCCGCGCTCCGCGTGTGCTCGGCCTGCCAGTACGCGTCGAAGATGTGCGGGAGATCCGCCTCCTTCACCCCTGGCCCGGTGTCCTTCACGCAGAAGCGGGCCTCCTCGTCGCACCCCTCGACGAAGACGGTCACCTGGCCCCCGGCGGGGGTGAACTTGAGCGCGTTGCCCACCAGGTTGGAGAACACCTGGAAGATGCGCCCCCGGTCCACGAACAACCGGCAGTCGCGCGGCTTCCGGTCCACCACCAGCCGGATGGAGCGCTCGTGCGCGATGGGCTCGAACGCATCGGTGACCTCCTCCATCAGGACGTCCAGGGGGGTCTCCTCGGGGGCGATGGCCAGCCCCTCGGCCTCGATCCGGGCGGCGTCCAGCAGGTCGGAGATCAGCCGGCTCATGCGCTCCACCGAGCGTCCGATGAGGTCCGCGTTGCGGTGGACGACCGCGGCCTTCTCCCCGAGCTCCTGGGTCCGCTTCAGCAGCGCGGCGGCGCCGCCGATCGCCGTGAGCGGGTTGCGCAGGTCGTGGGACACCACCGCGACGATGTGGTCCCTCAGCCTCACCGCGCGCTCGGTCTCCCGGTACAGCCGGGCATTGTCGATGGACATGGCCACCCGGCGGCCCACGTCCTCGGCGAAGGCGACGAAGTCCGCGTCGTACTGGCGCGGCCCGCCGGAGGAGACGAGCGTCAGGGCTCCCACCATGTGTCCGCGTGCCACGAGGGGGATGGACACGTACTTCTCGAAGCCGAGCTCCCGGAGCCGCTCCATGTGCCGTTCATCCCGGGCGAACGCCGCCATCATCGACGTGTCCACCTGGCTCACGAGGACCGACTGGCCGGTGCGCATGACCTTGCGCGGGCCTCCGGCCAGCTCCAGGAAATCGGGCTGCAGGCGCTCGAGCTCCTCGAGCAGCCGCTGCTTCTCCGGGGACTCGTGGTGCATCAGGCAGATCCGCCCGCTCCGCCCCGGCTCCACGGTGTGGATGACGCACCAGGAGGCGAACAACGGCACGATGAGGTGGGCGAGCTTGCGCAGATTGTCGTCGGAGTCCAATGACGCTGAGAGCACCGCTCCCAGGTTGGCGAGGAAGTTCTGCTGCTCCTCGATGCGCTTACGCTCGGTGAGGTCCTGGAGGATCTTCGCGTAGCCCTGGAGCTTCCCCTCCTCGTCGTACATGGCGGTGATGGTGAGGGAGGCCCAGAAGGGCGAGCCGTTCTTCCTGCAACGCCACCACTCGTCCGTGGCGAAGCCGCACAGCCGCGCCCGCTGCAGGTTGCGCTCGGGGCGTCCCGCCTTCGCGTCCTCCGGCATGTAGAGCCGCCGGAAGTGCTGGCCGATGATCTCCTCGGCCTTGTAGCCCTTGATGCGCTCGGCGCCCTCGTTCCAGGTCGAGACCTTCCCCTCCGCGTCGAGCATGAAGATGGCGTGGTCCTTCACGCTGTTGACCATCATCCGGAAGCTGGTCTGGCTCGCGTCGAGCGCCTCCTGGGCCGTCCGGGTGGCGGTGACGTCCCGGAACAGCGTGACGAAGCCCTCGGGGCTGGGCGTGATGGTCACCCGCAGCCACTGGCCGAGCGAGGGGAGGTGCTCCTCGAACTCCACGGCCTGGTGCCGCTCCATCGCGTCGATCTGCCCCTTGAACAGCCGGGAGTCTCCGAGCGTGGGGGGATCCTCCCAGAGCGAATGGCCCTGGAGCATCCGGGGAACCCGCTCGGAGTCACCGTAGAGGACGCGCAGCGCCGGGACGTTCACGTAGGTGATCCGCCACTGCCGGTCCACGATGAGGATTCCATCCGGCAATCCATCCACCACCGCGCGCAGGTCAGTGCCCACCGGGGGCAGCTCGGCCTGAAACCGGGCGTGCTCGAGGCGGACGAACTCGACGCTCGAGGTGGCCGTGCTCTCGTCGAGCGCGGCCAGGAGCCGCCGCAGCTCCGGGGCCGCCAGGGGCTCCTCGCGTTGGAGGACCCCGAGCATCACCTCGCGGAGCAGGCTGTACTCGAGGAGGATCTGATCGAGGGAGAACCCGCCGAGCTTCGAGCGCTGCTCTCCATGCTCCTTGCCCAGCTCCCGGAGCTTCTGCTGCGCGGAGGACTCTCCGGCCATCCACGCGGCGTAGTGGAGGATGCACTCGGGCAGGGAGTCGATGATGAGGCTGGCGGGCTTGTCCTTCGCCGCGGGGACACGGGCCCGGACAGCGGCCAGCCAGTCCTGGCAGATGCTGTCGCGCGAGCGTCTGATTCGTGCCGAGGTGGCCTGGGCGGGGCCGGGGGCGCGAATGTCGTCCATGGTCACAAGCTGGGCGGGGTGGGGTGGCGGCGGAAGGGAGGGCTGTCCGCCGGGCGAGCCCCCGCCCTTCCGGAGGACGGGAGCCGCGAGGTCCGTGGGCCCACCCACGACTCGCTCACGTGCCCTGGATGTCCGGGGTGCTCGGCGTGTCCGTCATCCGAGCCTCGGAGGTCTCCACGCCCGTGTCCTCTCCGGTGTGCTCCATCTCCATGCGCAGGCCGTTCAGGAAGTTCTCCCGATCCCTCGCGTCCATCGCGCCGAGCACCCGGGAGGCGATCATCCGCATCACACTGAGCTGTGCATGGAAGGGCAGTTCGAAGACCTGATCGATGAGCTTCGTCACCGACTCGCCAGCGCTCCGCTGGGGCGTGTCCAGGGTCATGCCCATGCCCGCGCCCGTGTCCATGCCGGTATGGCGCTTCACCGTCTCCGTCCCGTTGCCGAAACCGTGAACCGGGACGCCCCGGATGCCGGTCTCCATGTGATGCTGGGGCATCTCCATCGCGGCGGCTTCGCGGATGGTCATCTGGCCCTTGCGCTTGTCGGGGTGGTTCTCGGTCGTGGGGGTGATGATGTCCTTGTCGTCCTGGGTCATGGGGTCGCTCCTCGGGGGGTAGGGGCTGGGGGCCCGTGGCCTCCAGTCATGCCCCTTGTCCTGAGCTATGCAGGCCCCGGGTTCGCACCCAGTCACGAGAGAGCGGCGATGCCCTTGAATGCCCGCTAGCATCGGGTGCTCCGCTGCCCCCCGGCCGCCAGACCACGTGCAACCCGACTCGGAAGGATTCACCTTTAGACACGTTATGACCTCACGCGACGCCATTGCCGTTCCTGATGACGACTTCCAGCTCCTCATGAGCGTGCTGCCCGCGGCGCTGAAGGCCGCGGTCCGGGATCTGCCGCCCGGGGAGGTGCTCGAGGTGGTGATGGACCTTGGCCGCCCGCCCGAGGCCCGGCTCACCAGCCGGGTGGTGCGCCTGTCCGAGACCCCCATTACCCGCGAGGATCTGGCCCATGTGCTCGCGCAGGTGGGCACGGTGAGCGAGGACAACCGCGCCGGCATCGAGCGCACCCTCCACCGCGTCTCCGCCATCCGCAACCGGCAGGGCAAGGTGGTGGGCCTCACGCTGCGCGTGGGCCGCGCCATCTACGGCACCATCGACATGCTCAAGGATCTCATCGCCTCGGGCCTGAACATCCTGCTGCTCGGCCGGCCCGGTGTGGGCAAGACGACCAAGCTGCGCGAGGTGGCCCGCGTGCTCGCCGATGACCTGGGCAAGCGCGTCATGGTGGTGGACACCTCCAACGAGATTGGTGGCGACGGCGACATCCCCCATCCGGGCATCGGCGGCGCGCGCCGCATGCAGGTGTCGCGGCCGGACCGCCAGCACGACGTGATGATCGAGGCGGTGGAGAACCACATGCCGGAGGCCATCATCGTCGATGAGATCGGCACCTCGGCCGAGGCCTCCGCGGCCCGCACCATCGCCGAGCGTGGCGTGCAGCTGGTGGCCACGGCCCACGGCAACACGCTGGAGAACCTGGTGCTCAACCCCACGCTGTCGGACCTCGTGGGCGGCGTGCACACCGTCACGCTCAGCGATGAGGAGGCGCGGCGGCGCCGCACGCAGAAGACGATCAACGAGCGCCGCGCCCCGCCCACCTTCGACGTGGTGGTGGAGATGGTGAGCCGCGACGAGGTGCTGGTGCACCGCGACACCGCCCAGTCGGTGGACCGGCTGCTGGCGGGGGAGAACGTGGGCGGCGAGCGGCGCCAGCTCGTCGAGGGCGAGGTGGAGGTGAAGGAGGAGCCGCAGTCGGTGGCCCCGCTGCCCGTCCGGTCCTCCGAGCTCCCTGCCACCGCGGCGTCCCGGGCGGCCCCGCGCCGGAGCGGCGGTGCCCAGCCCGGCCTGCGCCAGGGCACCACGCGCGTCTATGCCCACGCCGCCAGCCGGGACCTGCTCGAGCGGGTGCTGCGAGACCTGGGCCCGGACGCGCGGGTGGTGGGTCGGCTGGAGAACGCGGATGTCATCCTCACGCTGCGCTCGCGCGCCAATGATCCGAAGCTGCGGAAGATCTCCGAGAAGACGGGAGCGCGGGTGTTGGCCATCAAGCGCAACAGCTCGTCGGAGATGCGGCGGGTGCTGCGCGACGTCTTCCTCATCGCCGAGGGCGTGGACGAGGAGCAGGTGCGCGAGGCGGTGGCCGAGGCCGAGCACGCCATCCAGCGCGTGTTGAGCGAGAGCGTGGTGGTGCCGCTGGCCCCGAGGCCGCCCCGGCTGCGCAAGCTGCAGCACCGGCTCGTCTCGCGCTACCACCTGGAGACGGTGAGCCATGGCAGCGAGCCCCAGCGCCACCTCATCATCTACCCGCTGGGCGCGCTGGTGGACATCCCCCGGGACCAGCAGGACATGGAAGGCGAGGAGGGCGTGGAGGGCATGGCCTGAGGCCGCGCTCCCCTCACACCCTCCCGGGTGACACGGGCCCTCAGCCGCCCATGTGCGGCTGATCGTCCCGAGGCTCCTTCGACTGCTCGTCCCGCTCCCGCGGTTCCAGCGCGCCGTGGGCCATGGGCCTGCCCTCCATGGGCCGCACGCGCACGCGGTTGTGGACGTCGTGCACCCCGCGCACGTTGGCGGCCATGTCCTCGATGGCGCGCTTCTGCCAGCGCTCCTCCACCGTGCCACTCAGCGTCACCTCGCCCTGGGCGACGGTGACCTCCACGTCGCCCACGTCCACGGGGCCCTCCATGAGCCGCTCGCAGACGTCCTCGCGGATGCGGTCATCCGCGCGCTGGTAGCCCCGCGGCGGACGGGCGGGGCCGCGCTGCCGGCCTTCCATCCGGTCCAGCTTCGCGTCGTAGCTGCCCGGGCGGTAGCCGCGCTCGTAGGCACCGAGCCCGCCGTAGCCTCCCTGGTTGTAGCCGCGCTCGGCGCCGGACGAGCCGTAGCCCGGGCGGCCCGGCTCTCCGCGCTGCGTTCCGTCGTCCCGCACCGGGCGCTCCATGCGCCGCGCGCGCACGGGGAAGCGTTGCTCCTGGCCTTGGCTGTCGTTGTCTCGCTGTGCCATGTGGACTCCTCTCCTGTCGGATGTGTGGGGCACCGCCCTCACGAGTGCAGCGTCCGGTCCTGCCGCGTTCCCGAGTCCCGCCGCGAGTCGTCCTCGCGCGGCTGCTCGCGGGCGACGCGGAGCTCGTTGTTGACCTCCTTCACCCCGAGCACCTCCTCGGCCAGGTCCTCGATGGCGCGCTTCTCGTCGCGGCTCTTCACGGTGCCGGTGAGGGTGACCTCGCCCTTCGCCACCTGGACGGAGACGTCGTCGGCATCCATCCAGCCCTGCATCAGCCGGTCGCAGATGTCCTCGCGGATGCGGTCATCCGAGCGCTGGTAGCCGCGCGGCCCCCGGCCCTGGCGGCGCGGCGGCTCCGGGGACTGCTCGTCGTACGGGTAGGCGCCCTGCATGCCGCCGCGGCCCGCGCCGTGGCCCATGTCCCGGTCCATGTCGCGCGTGGGGCTGGTGGAGTAGCCGGTGCGCGGGCGCTGCTCGATGTACGAGGACTGCACGCGCGGCGGCTGGTAGTCGTCATCACCGAAGCCCCGGGTGCCGAAGCCCCGGTCGCGGCCCTGGTCCTGGCTCCAGCCCCGTCCCCAGCCGTAGCGCTCGGAGTCCTCGCGGCTGCCGCTCGCCCCCAGCCCGTACTGGCCCCGGTCCCAGCGGTCCGTGTCGTAGGGCTGCGTGCGCTGGGCGCCGGGCTCGCCGTAGCGGTCGAAGTCGCCCCGCACCCGATCGCGCGACAGCTCGCTCCAGAAGCCCTCGCCGAACTCCTCGCCGGGCCCACCCGCGCGGCGCACGCCCGGAGCGCCGCGCATCAGCCCGCCGCGGTGGTACTCCTCGCGGCTGTCCTGGTCGAAGCGGCCCCGGTCCTCGTCACCGCCGTACTCGTAGCCCCGGCCGTAGCGGCCCACCTCCTGGTCGCTGAAGCCGCTTCCCCTCATGCCTTCGCCGCCTCCGCGTCCGGAGCGGCCGCGGCCCCGGTGCTCGTCCCGGCCCCGGCCCGGTCCCCGGTCCTCGCCGCTGTAGCCGCGCACGCGGCCCATGTCCCGCCCGCGCTCCGTGGTGTCCCGCCGGTTGCCGCGCTCCGGGTCCTGGCCCCGCCCCTGCCACTCCACGTCCGACCGCCGCCTGTCCGCCATCGCCGCCTCCTTGGGGTATGGATTGCCCTGAGGGTCGTACCGGCTCGCACCTCCGGCAAGGGGGCGTCCGCGGCAGGCCGTCCGGCTATCCCTCCCCGCGGGACGAGGCCTCCGCCCAGCGCTCGACCCAGGTACGCCGTGCCACCCATGCCACCACCAGGGACACCGCTCCGAGCAGCCCCAATTCCAGGCCCTCGGGGTGACGCACCGCGCAGGCGCCGACGAGCAGTCCGGCCAGCAACACCAGGAACGTGGACAGTCCGTGGTGGAAGCGGGCGACGTCCGTGCGCGGCCAGGAGTCGTCTTCCGCACGGGCCTTGCGTCCCATGGCCACCATTCCCCGCGCCACGGCCAGCAGGAAGAGCGCGTAACCGCAGGCCCACAGCACCTCGTCGTGGATGCTCATGGTTGTCCCTCGAACGGTCCGGCCGCGCCGTCCACCCGGGTGAAGAGCGGGGCGGGCTCCGGACCGGTCTGTTCCGTGTGCGGCACCCGGTGGCGCACGCCCCGCCAGCACAACAGCACCAGGGGCAGCACGCCGCCGAGGATGAAGAGGGCATCCCCGGGCAGCCGCATCCACTCGAGCAGCTCCACGCGCTCGCTGGTGAGGAAGTCGAGCTGGCGCGCCTCGTGGTAGCCGTGGCTGACGGACTCGTGCAGCTGCAGCACGCCCAGCGGGAAGAGGGTGGCGAACACCATCCACGCCAGCCCGAGGTTGAGGGACCAGAAGCTGAGCTTCGCGGCGCGCTCGGACCAGCGCTCCTCGGGGATGAGGTAGCGCAGGGCGAAGAGCGCCAGCGCCACGGCCAGCATGCCGTAGACGCCCATCATCGCCGCGTGGCCGTGGTTGGAGGTGAGCGCGGTGCCAATCTCGTAGTACGACACGATGGGCAGGTTGATGAGGAAGCCGAAGACACCGGCGCCCAGGAAGTTCCAGAAGCCCACCGACACCAGGAAGAGGATGGCCCAGCGGTGGGGGAAGGGCGCGTGGGACTTCGCGTCCTGCTCGCGGCCGAGCCGCAGGAAGCTCCACGCCTCCACGGTGAGGAAGGTGAGGGGGATGACCTCGGCGGCGGAGAAGAAGGCGCCCAGCGCCATGTGCTCCGCCGGGGTGCCGGAGAAGTACAGGTGGTGCATGGTGCCGATGACGCCGCCGGCCGAGTACAGGATGACGTCCAGGTAGATGACGCGCAGGGCCACGCGCTCGGACACCACGCCCAGCAGCACGAAGATGTAGGCCACCATGAGGGTGGTGAAGAGCTCGAGGAAGTCCTCCACCCACAGGTGCACTACCCAGAAGCGCCAGAACTCGGTGAGGGTGAAGTGTGAATCGGGCCGGGCCAGCAGGCCCACCGCGTAGAAGGCGGGGATGGCCAGTGCCGAGTAGAAGAAGAGCCAGGGCATGTTGGCGGCGCTCTCGGTGCGCAGCTGGCGCCGCAGCACGCGGAAGAGCAGCACCACCCAGAAGAGCAGCCCCACCGACAGCAGCACCTGCCAGAAGCGCCCGAGGTCCAGGTACTCGAAGCCCTGGTTGCCGAACCACACGCTGGTGGTCCACCCGTGGATGCCGGCGAGCTCACCCGCCATGCTCCCGAACACCACCACCGCGAGCGCCCCCAGCAGCCCGTAGGCGAGCCAGTGCTGCCCGCGAGGCTCGTGGCCGGCCACCAGGGGCGCCAGGAAGATGCCGGCGGCCAGGTACGAGGTGGCCACCCAGAGCAGGGCGAGCTGCACGTGCCAGGTGCGCGCGAGGTTGAAGGGCAGGAGGGTGGCCAGGTTGAAGCCGAAGAAGCTGGCCAGCTCCGCGCGGTAGTGCTGCGTGGCGCCGCCCAGCAGCGCCTGCATCAGGAAGAGCACCGCCATCACCAGGAAGAACCACGCGCACGCGCGCTGGGACGGGGTGAGGGACACCTCGCTGGGGCGGCGGAAGGACACCGTGCGCTGCTCGTGGCCGTGCCAGCCGAGGAAGTTCCACCGTCCGAAGACGGCCATCAGCAGGCCAATGCCTCCCAGCAGCGCGATGAGCGAGAGCACGCTCCACACCACCATGGGGCCCGTGGGGCCGTTGCCCACGCGCGGCTCCGGGGGCCAGTTGTTGGTGTACGTGTAGTCCTTGCCCGGCCGCAGGGTGGAGGACGTCCACGCCGTCCAGGCGAAGAAGGCGGTGAGCCGCCGGGTGTCCGCCTCGTCCGTGATGGCGCCCGGCCGCAGCCCCATCGCGGTGTCCGGCCGCGAGAAACTGGCGTGGTAGTGCTTCGCCAGTGTCTCGAAGGCCTCGGCCTGCTCCGCCGTGAGGACGAGCGTGCCGGTGTCCGCCGCGTACCGGTTCTCCTTGAAGTCCTTCACCGTGCGCGGCGCCGCCGCATCCTCCTGCCCGCCGATCCGCTCGCGCACGAAGAGGGCCGAGCGGCGCAGGTAGTCCGCCGTGTAGTCCGGCCCCAGGTAGGCGCCGTGGCCGTACACCGAGCCGTACTGCATCAGCCCGTTGCGCAGGAAGATCTCCTGTCCGGCCAGGATGTCCTCCCGGGTGTAGACGGTCCTGCCGTCCGGGGTGACGGTCCGCTCGGGAAGTGGGGCGCTGTCCGTATGGGCCCGGTAGGCGAGCAGTCCCAGGACGAAGAAGCCGAAGAGCATCACCAGGACGGCGGCCTGCACCCAACCCCTGGACAGGAGGAACTCGCGTCGTCGCGGCTCGGCGTTCATCCCCACTCCTTCGTGTGCCTCGGGTCTGGAGTGCCGTGCTCCTGGATCAACACCGTACTGGCAAGAGTTTGGTGTGGCACCGTGTGCGGTGCATCCACTGCTCAACGAGCCTGACGTGGAGAGTGTTGGGAGTTGAATGGCGACACGACCAAGGAACACCATCGCCACCAACGGCATGGCGACGCCTTCGACTTCAGCGGGAGTCAGCCCAGGTGGCGATACGCAGTCCAGATGGAATGTGGGTAGCTCTCATGGGCAAGAGCGGCTTGCGTGGATGCAACAAAGTGCGAGCCAAATCCTGCCAACATTCCAATGCGAGCTGGTGAATACTGATGGCAAGTGGCTGAAATTACGACGTTTTTCGCGGCCTGTAGAATCGTTCAGGACGTCCCTGGACATGTTGTTGTCTGATGAACAGCTTGGATTTGGAGCTTGGAGGTACTGCCATGAAATCGGGACAAAGAAGAGCCAGTAAGCAAGTAAGCTCAAGAGAGGTCAAAGGGGCCAAGAAAGCAAGCGCTGGGCCTCCCTCCCGTGTGTATGTATCTCAGAACGATATTCCCTCCTGTTCATTGGAACAGGCACTTCGTATTGCTAGAGCCATCGCGGATGACTATGCGCTGCAGCCGGCATCGCCGCTTCGCGTAGCTAGTGCTCTTGGTGTTCAGCCCGATTCTGGATCTTTCAGGCAAATATGTGGAGCTGCAATCGCCTATGGCCTGACCAAAGGTGGGGCTTACTCTCAAGAGATCGGCCTTGAGCAACTTGGCCAACGGATCGTGCGTCCTCTGGATGAGGCTGATGGGCTGAGTGCTCGGCGTGAGGCACTTCTTCGCCCACGTGTTATCGGCGATTTCCTGCGAAAGTACGATGGTTCGAAGCTTCCTCGCGAGGAGATTGCCAAGAACGTGCTCCATGACATGGGTGTTCCGTTGGAGCGAACAGCAAAGACCTTTGAGCTGATAGTAGAGGGAGCTAGGGCTACCGGGTTGATTCAGCAGATAAATGGGACCCCCTACATTGAACTCGCTGGTGTTGCAGCACGGTCTCAGATGACTGCGAGTGACGCACAGCCACCTCCGACTGCGCAGCCTGTTCCCTCTGCTGAGCCTGCTGGGGTAATTCCCAAGTTTGACGCTGCGGATGTCCGGCCTGTTGCTCCTATCGATCCCGAAGCGACCAGCGAGCACTTGAGCAGGAAGCGCCGCGTCTTTATCGCGCACGGGAAGAATAGGGCATTTATTGAACCGCTCAAGAAGCTTCTCGGTTTTGGTGAGCTGGAAGCTGTTGTGGCTACTGAGCGAGAAACG
The sequence above is drawn from the Archangium gephyra genome and encodes:
- a CDS encoding nitric-oxide reductase large subunit produces the protein MNAEPRRREFLLSRGWVQAAVLVMLFGFFVLGLLAYRAHTDSAPLPERTVTPDGRTVYTREDILAGQEIFLRNGLMQYGSVYGHGAYLGPDYTADYLRRSALFVRERIGGQEDAAAPRTVKDFKENRYAADTGTLVLTAEQAEAFETLAKHYHASFSRPDTAMGLRPGAITDEADTRRLTAFFAWTAWTSSTLRPGKDYTYTNNWPPEPRVGNGPTGPMVVWSVLSLIALLGGIGLLMAVFGRWNFLGWHGHEQRTVSFRRPSEVSLTPSQRACAWFFLVMAVLFLMQALLGGATQHYRAELASFFGFNLATLLPFNLARTWHVQLALLWVATSYLAAGIFLAPLVAGHEPRGQHWLAYGLLGALAVVVFGSMAGELAGIHGWTTSVWFGNQGFEYLDLGRFWQVLLSVGLLFWVVLLFRVLRRQLRTESAANMPWLFFYSALAIPAFYAVGLLARPDSHFTLTEFWRFWVVHLWVEDFLELFTTLMVAYIFVLLGVVSERVALRVIYLDVILYSAGGVIGTMHHLYFSGTPAEHMALGAFFSAAEVIPLTFLTVEAWSFLRLGREQDAKSHAPFPHRWAILFLVSVGFWNFLGAGVFGFLINLPIVSYYEIGTALTSNHGHAAMMGVYGMLAVALALFALRYLIPEERWSERAAKLSFWSLNLGLAWMVFATLFPLGVLQLHESVSHGYHEARQLDFLTSERVELLEWMRLPGDALFILGGVLPLVLLCWRGVRHRVPHTEQTGPEPAPLFTRVDGAAGPFEGQP
- a CDS encoding TIR domain-containing protein, whose protein sequence is MKSGQRRASKQVSSREVKGAKKASAGPPSRVYVSQNDIPSCSLEQALRIARAIADDYALQPASPLRVASALGVQPDSGSFRQICGAAIAYGLTKGGAYSQEIGLEQLGQRIVRPLDEADGLSARREALLRPRVIGDFLRKYDGSKLPREEIAKNVLHDMGVPLERTAKTFELIVEGARATGLIQQINGTPYIELAGVAARSQMTASDAQPPPTAQPVPSAEPAGVIPKFDAADVRPVAPIDPEATSEHLSRKRRVFIAHGKNRAFIEPLKKLLGFGELEAVVATERETVSVPVPDKVMKDMRNCGAAIIHVEDEVRHKDAEGVERVELNPNVLIEIGVARALYDYRFILLVKSGIELPSNLQGLYQVRYVGDRLDGDVTLKLMEAILDIKNHPLPVVDGASQENGTGE